The Shewanella mangrovisoli genome has a window encoding:
- a CDS encoding MerR family transcriptional regulator, translated as MNIGELSQKTGLAASRIRFYERIGLLKAVKRKANGYRSYPPEAVMALEMITTGQQAGFSLDELRLLLPADLANWDHQHLLTTLRQKVNDLEEIERKIALNKAKLLEVLTEIETKPQDMDCQTNALRVMSQFGWDILPTQSQPKSK; from the coding sequence ATGAATATTGGTGAATTATCCCAAAAGACCGGACTTGCGGCGTCGCGGATCCGATTCTACGAACGCATTGGTTTACTCAAAGCGGTGAAACGTAAAGCGAATGGTTATCGCAGTTATCCCCCTGAGGCCGTGATGGCGCTCGAGATGATCACCACCGGGCAACAGGCGGGATTTAGCCTCGATGAACTGCGGTTATTACTGCCAGCCGATCTGGCCAACTGGGATCATCAGCATTTACTCACTACGCTGCGGCAAAAAGTCAACGATCTCGAAGAAATCGAGCGAAAAATCGCACTCAACAAAGCCAAGTTATTGGAGGTATTAACCGAAATTGAGACTAAACCCCAAGATATGGACTGCCAAACCAATGCGCTGCGGGTGATGTCGCAATTCGGTTGGGATATTTTACCCACTCAATCGCAGCCAAAGTCCAAATAA